Proteins from one Rhineura floridana isolate rRhiFlo1 chromosome 16, rRhiFlo1.hap2, whole genome shotgun sequence genomic window:
- the LOC133371239 gene encoding fidgetin-like protein 1 isoform X2 → MHAYSEVNSIGFKGTYSQIMQPNSPSDIHLSEWQKNYFVVTSDSCTPAQKADAYRAQILHIQYAWANSEISQVCAADLFKKYAEKYSAIIDCDNAETGLNNYAKDIMTLARCQQNDSDKWQSGLTTSNVMELKCVQEMVQAGKKFQSALVAQADVSTDKEATTSLSSSLPKLTVCSGDEKSVLGAGSSNCKNWGPDILGSPPALKSHQSGLLFKAGAAHSLSPVPIREVPHTPSCATSSFVNSDSGFKSSSFGQNSPFPTHSIFPAGMGNLGKRKVFFGSGEESSHASSAFIPNKLINKERKKYPGNGSQSTENRAPGFKTAKEQLWVDQQKKHPNQPQHAPFPSYGGTKKSLGAGRSRGLFGKFVPPVPKEDGNGNVGMQCKPCGTASTELACPTDERLKNIEPKMIELIMQEIVDHGPPVNWDDIAGAEFAKATIKEIVVWPMLRPDIFTGLRGPPKGILLFGPPGTGKTLIGKCIACQSGATFFSISASSLTSKWVGEGEKMVRALFAVARCHQPAVIFIDEIDSLLSQRGDGEHESSRRIKTEFLVQLDGATTSSEDRILVVGATNRPQEIDEAARRRLVKRLYIPLPDASARKQIVSRLMSKERCSLTEEELELIVKKSDGFSGADVTQLCREASLGPIRSLQSADITTIAPEQVRSIVFQDFDSALKTVRPSVSSKDLELYDTWNQTFGCGR, encoded by the exons ATGCatgcatactcagaagtaaactccattgggttcaagggaacttactcccag ATAATGCAGCCCAATAGTCCCAGTGACATACACCTGAGTGAATGGCAGAAGAATTACTTTGTGGTTACTTCGGACTCCTGTACACCAGCACAAAAGGCAGATGCATATCGTGCACAGATTCTACACATTCAGTATGCATGGGCAAACTCTGAGATCTCCCAGGTTTGCGCTGCTGACCTGTtcaaaaaatatgcagaaaaataCTCTGCAATTATTGACTGTGACAATGCTGAGACTGGCTTGAATAACTATGCTAAAGATATTATGACGTTGGCAAGATGTCAGCAAAATGACAGCGACAAGTGGCAATCTGGGTTGACAACTAGTAACGTGATGGAGCTGAAGTGTGTGCAAGAGATGgtgcaggctggcaaaaagtTCCAGAGCGCTCTGGTGGCACAAGCTGATGTGAGCACTGATAAGGAGGCCACTACCTCTCTTTCTTCAAGTCTTCCCAAACTCACTGTCTGCAGTGGAGATGAGAAATCTGTGCTTGGGGCTGGCTCATCAAATTGTAAAAATTGGGGACCAGATATCCTTGGGAGCCCCCCAGCTTTAAAAAGTCATCAAAGTGGCTTGCTTTTCAAGGCAGGAGCGGCACATTCTTTGTCACCTGTGCCTATACGTGAAGTGCCTCATACTCCCTCTTGTGCAACCTCATCATTTGTAAATAGCGATTCAGGATTTAAAAGTTCTAGCTTTGGGCAGAATTCACCATTTCCCACTCATTCAATTTTCcctgcagggatgggcaacctagGAAAAAGGAAAGTGTTTTTTGGGTCCGGAGAAGAAAGTAGTCATGCCTCTTCTGCTTTTATTCCTAACAAGTtgattaataaagaaagaaaaaagtatcCAGGGAATGGAAGCCAAAGCACTGAGAACAGAGCACCAGGTTTCAAAACGGCAAAAGAACAGCTCTGGGTGGACCAGCAGAAGAAACACCCAAACCAGCCCCAGCATGCCCCGTTCCCATCTTACGGTGGCACAAAAAAGTCTTTGGGGGCTGGAAGGTCTCGGGGTCTGTTTGGAAAGTTTGTTCCTCCAGTACCAAAAGAAGATGGAAATGGAAACGTGGGAATGCAATGCAAACCTTGTGGGACTGCATCCACAGAGCTGGCTTGTCCAACAGACGAACGGTTAAAGAATATAGAACCGAAAATGATAGAGCTCATCATGCAAGAGATTGTGGACCATGGGCCTCCAGTAAATTGGGATGACATTGCTGGAGCAGAGTTTGCAAAAGCAACTATCAAGGAGATTGTAGTGTGGCCTATGTTGAGGCCTGACATTTTTACTGGCTTACGAGGTCCTCCAAAAGGAATTCTTCTGTTTGGTCCTCCTGGGACAGGGAAGACACTCATCGGCAAATGCATTGCCTGCCAGTCAGGGGCCACTTTTTTTAGCATCAGTGCCTCTTCACTGACCTCCAAGTGGGTCGGCGAGGGAGAAAAGATGGTCCGTGCGTTGTTTGCTGTGGCACGATGCCATCAGCCAGCAGTAATCTTCATTGACGAGATTGATTCTCTCTTATCCCAGCGTGGAGATGGGGAACACGAGTCTTCTCGAAGAATAAAAACAGAGTTCTTGGTCCAGCTAGATGGAGCGACAACCTCTTCGGAAGACCGCATACTGGTTGTAGGAGCAACCAACAGGCCACAAGAGATCGACGAGGCTGCCCGAAGGAGGTTGGTGAAGAGACTATACATCCCGCTTCCCGACGCTTCTGCCAGAAAGCAGATAGTGTCTCGGCTGATGTCAAAGGAACGTTGCTCCCTGACTGAAGAGGAATTGGAACTCATTGTTAAAAAGTCAGATGGGttttctggggctgatgtgacTCAGCTTTGCCGAGAGGCTTCTCTAGGCCCCATCCGCAGCCTTCAGTCTGCTGACATTACGACTATCGCACCAGAGCAAGTCCGATCTATTGTTTTTCAAGATTTTGACAGTGCTTTAAAAACCGTCCGCCCCAGTGTATCCTCCAAAGACCTGGAATTGTACGATACCTGGAATCAGACGTTTGGGTGCGGAAGATGA
- the LOC133371239 gene encoding fidgetin-like protein 1 isoform X1: MQPNSPSDIHLSEWQKNYFVVTSDSCTPAQKADAYRAQILHIQYAWANSEISQVCAADLFKKYAEKYSAIIDCDNAETGLNNYAKDIMTLARCQQNDSDKWQSGLTTSNVMELKCVQEMVQAGKKFQSALVAQADVSTDKEATTSLSSSLPKLTVCSGDEKSVLGAGSSNCKNWGPDILGSPPALKSHQSGLLFKAGAAHSLSPVPIREVPHTPSCATSSFVNSDSGFKSSSFGQNSPFPTHSIFPAGMGNLGKRKVFFGSGEESSHASSAFIPNKLINKERKKYPGNGSQSTENRAPGFKTAKEQLWVDQQKKHPNQPQHAPFPSYGGTKKSLGAGRSRGLFGKFVPPVPKEDGNGNVGMQCKPCGTASTELACPTDERLKNIEPKMIELIMQEIVDHGPPVNWDDIAGAEFAKATIKEIVVWPMLRPDIFTGLRGPPKGILLFGPPGTGKTLIGKCIACQSGATFFSISASSLTSKWVGEGEKMVRALFAVARCHQPAVIFIDEIDSLLSQRGDGEHESSRRIKTEFLVQLDGATTSSEDRILVVGATNRPQEIDEAARRRLVKRLYIPLPDASARKQIVSRLMSKERCSLTEEELELIVKKSDGFSGADVTQLCREASLGPIRSLQSADITTIAPEQVRSIVFQDFDSALKTVRPSVSSKDLELYDTWNQTFGCGR, encoded by the coding sequence ATGCAGCCCAATAGTCCCAGTGACATACACCTGAGTGAATGGCAGAAGAATTACTTTGTGGTTACTTCGGACTCCTGTACACCAGCACAAAAGGCAGATGCATATCGTGCACAGATTCTACACATTCAGTATGCATGGGCAAACTCTGAGATCTCCCAGGTTTGCGCTGCTGACCTGTtcaaaaaatatgcagaaaaataCTCTGCAATTATTGACTGTGACAATGCTGAGACTGGCTTGAATAACTATGCTAAAGATATTATGACGTTGGCAAGATGTCAGCAAAATGACAGCGACAAGTGGCAATCTGGGTTGACAACTAGTAACGTGATGGAGCTGAAGTGTGTGCAAGAGATGgtgcaggctggcaaaaagtTCCAGAGCGCTCTGGTGGCACAAGCTGATGTGAGCACTGATAAGGAGGCCACTACCTCTCTTTCTTCAAGTCTTCCCAAACTCACTGTCTGCAGTGGAGATGAGAAATCTGTGCTTGGGGCTGGCTCATCAAATTGTAAAAATTGGGGACCAGATATCCTTGGGAGCCCCCCAGCTTTAAAAAGTCATCAAAGTGGCTTGCTTTTCAAGGCAGGAGCGGCACATTCTTTGTCACCTGTGCCTATACGTGAAGTGCCTCATACTCCCTCTTGTGCAACCTCATCATTTGTAAATAGCGATTCAGGATTTAAAAGTTCTAGCTTTGGGCAGAATTCACCATTTCCCACTCATTCAATTTTCcctgcagggatgggcaacctagGAAAAAGGAAAGTGTTTTTTGGGTCCGGAGAAGAAAGTAGTCATGCCTCTTCTGCTTTTATTCCTAACAAGTtgattaataaagaaagaaaaaagtatcCAGGGAATGGAAGCCAAAGCACTGAGAACAGAGCACCAGGTTTCAAAACGGCAAAAGAACAGCTCTGGGTGGACCAGCAGAAGAAACACCCAAACCAGCCCCAGCATGCCCCGTTCCCATCTTACGGTGGCACAAAAAAGTCTTTGGGGGCTGGAAGGTCTCGGGGTCTGTTTGGAAAGTTTGTTCCTCCAGTACCAAAAGAAGATGGAAATGGAAACGTGGGAATGCAATGCAAACCTTGTGGGACTGCATCCACAGAGCTGGCTTGTCCAACAGACGAACGGTTAAAGAATATAGAACCGAAAATGATAGAGCTCATCATGCAAGAGATTGTGGACCATGGGCCTCCAGTAAATTGGGATGACATTGCTGGAGCAGAGTTTGCAAAAGCAACTATCAAGGAGATTGTAGTGTGGCCTATGTTGAGGCCTGACATTTTTACTGGCTTACGAGGTCCTCCAAAAGGAATTCTTCTGTTTGGTCCTCCTGGGACAGGGAAGACACTCATCGGCAAATGCATTGCCTGCCAGTCAGGGGCCACTTTTTTTAGCATCAGTGCCTCTTCACTGACCTCCAAGTGGGTCGGCGAGGGAGAAAAGATGGTCCGTGCGTTGTTTGCTGTGGCACGATGCCATCAGCCAGCAGTAATCTTCATTGACGAGATTGATTCTCTCTTATCCCAGCGTGGAGATGGGGAACACGAGTCTTCTCGAAGAATAAAAACAGAGTTCTTGGTCCAGCTAGATGGAGCGACAACCTCTTCGGAAGACCGCATACTGGTTGTAGGAGCAACCAACAGGCCACAAGAGATCGACGAGGCTGCCCGAAGGAGGTTGGTGAAGAGACTATACATCCCGCTTCCCGACGCTTCTGCCAGAAAGCAGATAGTGTCTCGGCTGATGTCAAAGGAACGTTGCTCCCTGACTGAAGAGGAATTGGAACTCATTGTTAAAAAGTCAGATGGGttttctggggctgatgtgacTCAGCTTTGCCGAGAGGCTTCTCTAGGCCCCATCCGCAGCCTTCAGTCTGCTGACATTACGACTATCGCACCAGAGCAAGTCCGATCTATTGTTTTTCAAGATTTTGACAGTGCTTTAAAAACCGTCCGCCCCAGTGTATCCTCCAAAGACCTGGAATTGTACGATACCTGGAATCAGACGTTTGGGTGCGGAAGATGA